One segment of Chionomys nivalis chromosome 1, mChiNiv1.1, whole genome shotgun sequence DNA contains the following:
- the LOC130881755 gene encoding probable N-acetyltransferase CML1 gives MPRFETQKSPMAPIHIRQYQDRDYKSVLDLFISGMEEHIPTTFRHLLTLPRTLLLLLGVPLVMVLVSGSWLLAAMSIFFVLFLLKLLARQPWKEYVAKCLHTDMADITKSYMNARGSCFWVAESGGELVGIVGGLPVKDPPLGRKQLELFHLSVSSQHRGQGIAKALTRTLLQFARDQGYSDVVLETSILQKGAHALYMSMAFRKTRQYFLGAFWRLVDIPAIQFKHSFPSA, from the coding sequence ATGCCGAGATTTGAGACCCAGAAATCTCCCATGGCTCCTATTCACATCCGCCAGTACCAGGACAGAGACTATAAAAGTGTCCTGGATTTGTTCATAAGTGGCATGGAAGAGCACATCCCCACCACCTTCCGCCACCTGCTGACGCTGCCCCGGACCCTCCTGCTCTTACTTGGGGTGCCGCTTGTCATGGTCCTGGTGTCTGGCTCCTGGCTGCTAGCTGCTATGAGCATCTTCTTTGTGCTCTTTCTGCTGAAGCTCCTTGCCAGACAGCCCTGGAAGGAATATGTGGCCAAGTGTTTGCATACAGACATGGCTGACATCACCAAGTCCTACATGAATGCACGTGGCTCATGCTTCTGGGTGGCTGAGTCTGGGGGAGAGTTGGTGGGCATCGTGGGTGGTCTACCAGTCAAGGATCCCCCATTAGGGAGGAAGCAGCTGGAGCTCTTTCACCTGTCTGTGTCCTCACAGCATCGTGGACAGGGAATAGCAAAAGCTCTGACCAGAACTCTCCTCCAGTTTGCACGGGATCAGGGCTACAGTGATGTCGTCCTTGAGACCAGCATCTTGCAGAAAGGTGCTCATGCCCTTTACATGAGCATGGCCTTCCGGAAGACAAGACAGTACTTCTTGGGTGCATTCTGGAGATTAGTGGATATTCCAGCAATTCAATTTAAGcattcctttccttctgcttAG
- the LOC130881202 gene encoding probable N-acetyltransferase CML1 isoform X1 — MKTSSKVQGICPGWYTCLSWMPRFETQKSPMAPIHIRQYQDSDYKSVLDLFISGMEEHIPATFRHLLTLPRTLLLLLGLPLALVLMSGSWLLAAMSIFFVLLLLKLLARQPWKEYVAKCLHTDMADITKSYMNACGSFWVAKSGGQVVGIVGCLPVKDSPLGRKQLELFHLSVSSQHRGQGIAKALIRTVLQFARDQGYNDVVLETSVLQQGAEALYVNMGFQRTGQYFMSVFWRFVDILTIQLKHPLPSA, encoded by the exons ATGAAAACTTCCTCAAA GGTTCAGGGAATTTGCCCAGGCTGGTATACCTGTCTCTCCTGGATGCCGAGATTTGAGACCCAGAAATCTCCCATGGCTCCTATTCACATCCGCCAGTATCAGGACAGTGACTATAAAAGTGTCCTGGATTTGTTCATAAGCGGCATGGAAGAGCACATCCCTGCCACCTTCCGCCACCTGCTGACGCTGCCCCGGACCCTCCTGCTTTTACTTGGGTTGCCGCTTGCCCTGGTCCTCATGTCTGGCTCCTGGCTGCTAGCTGCTATGAGCATCTTCTTTGTGCTCCTTCTGCTGAAGCTCCTTGCCAGACAGCCCTGGAAGGAGTATGTCGCCAAGTGTTTGCACACAGACATGGCTGACATCACCAAGTCCTACATGAATGCCTGTGGCTCCTTTTGGGTGGCTAAGTCTGGGGGACAGGTGGTGGGTATTGTGGGCTGTCTACCAGTCAAGGATTCCCCATTAGGGAGGAAGCAGCTGGAGCTCTTTCACCTCTCTGTGTCCTCACAGCATCGAGGTCAGGGGATTGCGAAAGCACTGATCAGAACTGTCCTCCAGTTTGCACGGGATCAGGGCTACAATGACGTTGTCCTTGAAACCAGCGTCTTGCAGCAAGGTGCTGAGGCCCTCTATGTGAACATGGGCTTCCAGAGGACAGGACAGTACTTCATGAGTGTGTTTTGGAGATTTGTGGATATTCTTACAATTCAATTAAAGCATCCCCTGCCTTCTGCCTAA
- the LOC130881202 gene encoding probable N-acetyltransferase CML1 isoform X2 yields MPRFETQKSPMAPIHIRQYQDSDYKSVLDLFISGMEEHIPATFRHLLTLPRTLLLLLGLPLALVLMSGSWLLAAMSIFFVLLLLKLLARQPWKEYVAKCLHTDMADITKSYMNACGSFWVAKSGGQVVGIVGCLPVKDSPLGRKQLELFHLSVSSQHRGQGIAKALIRTVLQFARDQGYNDVVLETSVLQQGAEALYVNMGFQRTGQYFMSVFWRFVDILTIQLKHPLPSA; encoded by the coding sequence ATGCCGAGATTTGAGACCCAGAAATCTCCCATGGCTCCTATTCACATCCGCCAGTATCAGGACAGTGACTATAAAAGTGTCCTGGATTTGTTCATAAGCGGCATGGAAGAGCACATCCCTGCCACCTTCCGCCACCTGCTGACGCTGCCCCGGACCCTCCTGCTTTTACTTGGGTTGCCGCTTGCCCTGGTCCTCATGTCTGGCTCCTGGCTGCTAGCTGCTATGAGCATCTTCTTTGTGCTCCTTCTGCTGAAGCTCCTTGCCAGACAGCCCTGGAAGGAGTATGTCGCCAAGTGTTTGCACACAGACATGGCTGACATCACCAAGTCCTACATGAATGCCTGTGGCTCCTTTTGGGTGGCTAAGTCTGGGGGACAGGTGGTGGGTATTGTGGGCTGTCTACCAGTCAAGGATTCCCCATTAGGGAGGAAGCAGCTGGAGCTCTTTCACCTCTCTGTGTCCTCACAGCATCGAGGTCAGGGGATTGCGAAAGCACTGATCAGAACTGTCCTCCAGTTTGCACGGGATCAGGGCTACAATGACGTTGTCCTTGAAACCAGCGTCTTGCAGCAAGGTGCTGAGGCCCTCTATGTGAACATGGGCTTCCAGAGGACAGGACAGTACTTCATGAGTGTGTTTTGGAGATTTGTGGATATTCTTACAATTCAATTAAAGCATCCCCTGCCTTCTGCCTAA